From one Halothece sp. PCC 7418 genomic stretch:
- a CDS encoding tocopherol cyclase family protein: protein MNKEQITNQRQTPHSGYHWAGEETRFFEGWYYRVTLPEINQTFAFMYSIDDPAGGMSYSGGAAQILGPDDEYFWRTFPNVKGFWADYTRLGLGHWGKRPLGSFPRELTPHQFNQQIKEGYQATATLNQGKLYDPATGEAAIWEYQIKPIYGWGDSHRPQKATAGWLSFLPLFEPGWQILMAQGLATGYIQWQGKTYKFTNAPAYSEKNWGRAFPAKWFWLNCNAFSEETDLALTAGGGRREVLGIGEEVALICFHHQGKFYEFVPWNSDVFWEIQPWGEWKMRAVGAELAVEIVGKTDKQGTLLRAPTEQGLQFCCRDTMQGDLHLKLLDRRGNLICQASSTNCGLEVGGIPWSSPWINE, encoded by the coding sequence ATGAACAAGGAACAAATAACCAATCAACGACAAACCCCTCATAGTGGTTACCATTGGGCGGGAGAAGAAACTCGCTTCTTTGAAGGCTGGTATTATCGCGTCACCCTCCCCGAGATTAATCAAACCTTTGCTTTTATGTACTCCATTGATGATCCTGCTGGTGGAATGTCCTATAGTGGCGGTGCAGCACAAATTTTAGGACCCGATGATGAATACTTTTGGCGCACGTTTCCGAACGTTAAGGGCTTCTGGGCAGATTATACCCGTTTAGGCTTAGGACATTGGGGGAAACGTCCTCTAGGGAGTTTTCCGCGAGAATTAACCCCACATCAATTTAATCAACAAATCAAAGAAGGGTATCAAGCGACAGCAACTCTCAATCAAGGAAAACTTTATGATCCAGCCACTGGGGAAGCTGCAATTTGGGAATATCAGATTAAGCCCATTTATGGCTGGGGAGACTCTCACCGTCCGCAGAAAGCCACCGCAGGCTGGTTATCCTTTCTTCCCCTATTTGAACCAGGTTGGCAAATTTTAATGGCGCAGGGACTCGCCACGGGATATATTCAATGGCAAGGGAAAACCTATAAATTTACCAATGCACCAGCTTATAGCGAAAAAAATTGGGGTCGGGCGTTTCCTGCAAAGTGGTTTTGGTTGAATTGTAATGCGTTTAGCGAGGAAACGGATTTAGCTTTAACCGCAGGGGGAGGAAGACGAGAAGTTTTAGGGATTGGGGAAGAAGTGGCGTTGATTTGTTTCCACCATCAAGGGAAATTCTACGAATTTGTGCCTTGGAATTCGGATGTTTTTTGGGAAATTCAGCCTTGGGGAGAATGGAAAATGAGGGCTGTTGGTGCAGAATTAGCAGTGGAAATTGTTGGTAAAACTGACAAACAGGGGACACTTTTACGTGCGCCAACGGAACAAGGATTACAATTTTGCTGTCGAGATACAATGCAAGGCGATCTGCATTTGAAATTATTGGATCGTCGTGGAAATTTAATCTGCCAGGCTTCTAGTACCAACTGTGGTTTAGAAGTCGGAGGTATCCCTTGGTCGAGCCCTTGGATCAATGAATAA
- a CDS encoding RNA-guided endonuclease TnpB family protein, protein MLKSVEEAFKSYNELLEMWFDGEIDHKPKLPGYRTKGGLCSFTFPSDGLRFNHEEGYWLLPMSRVIKKYWEGGEEEEFSIPSVSYINDNNIAEIRILPQHGKLWAELVYKVEEKVETDLDYSQALGCDPGVNNLLTCVSTLGKSFIVDGHKVKGVNANYNKKVAKYKQGKSDFYWDEYLNGLTHKRSCFMRDAVNKTARFLINYCLNHRLGNIVFGWGQGVKTNCNLGSKNNQNFVQIPTARLKNRIKELAESVGIQFTETEESYTSRSSYLDNDYLPVFGGEKPANWKASGKRVKRGLYQARNGKLINADCNGAANILRKVSTQLGLGLTEVCRECLSVPKRYDIFSSMKKSYRRRFDCEI, encoded by the coding sequence CTGCTAAAGTCAGTTGAGGAAGCCTTTAAGTCTTATAACGAACTGCTAGAAATGTGGTTTGATGGAGAAATAGACCATAAACCTAAACTCCCCGGTTATAGGACAAAAGGAGGTCTATGTAGTTTTACCTTTCCCTCTGATGGGCTTCGTTTTAACCATGAAGAAGGTTACTGGCTCTTACCAATGAGTCGAGTCATTAAAAAATATTGGGAAGGAGGAGAAGAAGAGGAATTCTCTATTCCCTCGGTTAGTTATATCAATGATAATAACATCGCAGAAATCAGAATCCTTCCTCAACACGGAAAACTTTGGGCGGAACTTGTTTACAAGGTAGAAGAAAAAGTGGAGACCGATTTAGATTATTCTCAGGCTTTGGGGTGTGACCCCGGGGTAAATAATCTCCTGACTTGTGTCTCCACTCTCGGAAAAAGTTTCATCGTTGATGGACACAAAGTTAAAGGTGTAAATGCCAACTATAACAAGAAGGTCGCCAAATACAAGCAAGGGAAGTCAGATTTTTACTGGGATGAATACTTAAACGGATTAACCCATAAACGCTCCTGTTTTATGCGTGACGCTGTAAATAAGACAGCACGGTTTCTCATTAATTATTGTCTTAACCACCGTCTCGGTAACATTGTTTTTGGTTGGGGACAAGGGGTTAAAACAAATTGCAATCTGGGCTCAAAGAATAACCAAAACTTTGTACAAATCCCTACTGCTAGACTCAAGAACCGAATTAAAGAGTTAGCAGAATCAGTAGGAATTCAATTTACCGAAACCGAGGAAAGTTACACCTCCCGTAGCTCGTACTTGGATAATGATTACTTACCAGTGTTCGGCGGTGAAAAACCTGCCAACTGGAAAGCATCAGGAAAGAGAGTGAAAAGAGGTTTGTATCAAGCTCGTAACGGTAAGTTAATTAATGCTGACTGTAATGGCGCAGCGAACATCTTAAGAAAGGTAAGTACACAGTTAGGCTTAGGTCTAACCGAGGTATGTCGGGAATGTTTGAGTGTTCCCAAGCGTTATGATATTTTCAGTTCGATGAAGAAATCATATCGCAGACGCTTCGATTGCGAGATTTAA
- the tnpA gene encoding IS200/IS605 family transposase, translating to MNVLSRKNQPDEYRRNPHSVTLLNYHFVFCPKRRKKVLVGEIEHRLQEIIFGLCKENNWRLIACEIRQDHVHLFLNTDPTYAPSVVVKKIKGRASHYLRREFPELKKLPTLWSPSYFVSTAGNVSSETIKMYIDNQRGK from the coding sequence ATCAACGTACTATCAAGGAAAAATCAGCCTGACGAATACAGAAGAAATCCACATTCAGTGACTCTCCTTAACTACCACTTTGTTTTCTGTCCAAAAAGAAGAAAAAAGGTTTTAGTTGGAGAAATTGAACACCGTCTCCAAGAAATTATATTTGGACTTTGTAAAGAGAATAATTGGAGGCTGATTGCTTGCGAAATTAGGCAAGACCATGTCCATCTCTTTTTGAATACCGATCCTACTTATGCCCCAAGTGTGGTGGTTAAAAAAATTAAAGGACGGGCTTCTCATTATTTGAGGAGGGAGTTTCCCGAATTGAAAAAACTTCCCACTTTATGGAGTCCCAGTTATTTTGTAAGTACAGCAGGAAATGTCAGTTCAGAAACAATTAAGATGTATATTGACAATCAAAGAGGAAAATGA
- a CDS encoding glutathione S-transferase family protein — protein sequence MLELYQFELSQYSEKVRFLLDYKGLEYRKIEVTPGVGQVEVYQMSGQRQVPVLKDGETVVADSTEIAMYLERTYPERPLIPTAAKEKGLTLLMEEWADESIGLKSRKAFMGALNRNEALRAAVLPPETPDFVRSIVSAIPSDFLDVLGTGVGIGGDALKAIEGSLKQDLEALCLILEEQPYLTGAVPTLADFTVASLSLLLKFPEESYMDIPSQLAGKALPGLGDNPAFEPFFTWRDRLYREYRQPTVPSSRSDTSTSAPSSIEIE from the coding sequence ATGTTAGAACTTTATCAATTTGAACTCTCCCAATATAGCGAAAAAGTCCGTTTTCTTCTCGATTACAAAGGCTTAGAATACCGTAAAATTGAAGTGACTCCGGGGGTTGGACAAGTGGAAGTCTATCAAATGTCTGGACAGCGACAAGTTCCCGTTCTCAAAGATGGGGAAACCGTTGTCGCCGACTCCACTGAAATCGCCATGTATTTGGAACGCACCTATCCTGAACGTCCCCTGATTCCCACCGCAGCGAAAGAAAAGGGATTAACCTTATTAATGGAAGAATGGGCGGATGAATCCATTGGCTTAAAAAGTAGAAAAGCCTTTATGGGGGCGCTAAACCGCAATGAAGCCCTACGCGCTGCGGTCTTACCGCCAGAAACCCCAGATTTTGTCAGAAGCATTGTCAGTGCGATTCCTTCTGATTTCTTAGACGTTTTAGGAACAGGTGTCGGCATTGGGGGAGATGCCCTAAAAGCGATTGAAGGTAGCCTCAAGCAAGATTTAGAGGCGCTGTGTTTAATTTTAGAAGAACAACCCTATCTCACGGGTGCAGTTCCCACCTTGGCTGATTTTACTGTGGCAAGTCTGAGTTTATTATTAAAATTCCCAGAAGAATCCTATATGGATATTCCCAGTCAACTGGCGGGGAAAGCCCTCCCTGGTCTTGGAGATAACCCTGCGTTTGAACCTTTCTTTACGTGGCGCGATCGTCTCTATCGAGAATATCGTCAACCCACTGTTCCCAGCAGCCGTAGCGACACCAGCACCTCTGCACCCAGTTCTATTGAAATTGAGTAA
- a CDS encoding DUF1350 family protein translates to MTNWEEVAGNSVLLPPQPKGLIHFLGGAFVATVPQVTYSWLLESLAEEGYGVIATPFLNDLNHSAIAQRALNRFETAYQRLGLFQRYLPIYGIGHSMGCKLHLLINSLYEVKRAGNLLISYNNYPAREAVPFVEQLNHLAAFDLEFTPSPERTFDIVQNNYQKTRTLLVRFQNDTIDQTEDLKPILEQRFPSLVSYLQLSGNHLTPVNPKEWNWNPGTNFSPIDALGQWVKQQFYRDITQLKKEVIRWLDPIDI, encoded by the coding sequence ATGACGAATTGGGAAGAGGTTGCGGGCAATTCAGTTTTATTACCGCCACAACCGAAAGGGTTAATTCATTTTTTGGGGGGGGCTTTTGTGGCAACAGTTCCCCAAGTGACTTATAGTTGGCTGTTGGAATCCCTAGCAGAAGAGGGGTATGGGGTGATTGCTACGCCATTTTTAAACGACCTCAATCATAGCGCGATCGCGCAACGGGCCTTAAATCGCTTTGAAACCGCTTATCAACGATTAGGATTATTTCAACGCTATCTCCCCATTTACGGAATTGGACATAGCATGGGCTGTAAATTACACTTGCTCATTAATAGTTTATATGAAGTGAAACGGGCGGGAAATTTACTGATTTCTTATAACAATTATCCAGCGCGGGAAGCAGTTCCTTTTGTGGAACAACTGAATCATTTAGCAGCGTTTGATTTAGAGTTTACCCCCTCCCCAGAACGCACTTTTGATATTGTGCAAAACAACTACCAAAAAACACGAACGCTTTTAGTTCGTTTCCAGAACGATACCATTGATCAAACCGAAGATTTAAAGCCAATTTTGGAACAACGTTTTCCGAGTTTAGTCTCTTATCTTCAACTCTCTGGTAATCATCTCACTCCTGTTAATCCTAAAGAATGGAATTGGAATCCAGGAACCAATTTTTCCCCCATAGATGCCTTGGGTCAATGGGTGAAACAACAATTTTATCGCGATATTACTCAACTTAAAAAAGAAGTTATACGTTGGCTTGACCCAATTGATATTTAA
- a CDS encoding single-stranded DNA-binding protein produces the protein MNSCILMAQITSQPQLRYTQENQTPLTEMMVEFSGLRDNDPPSSLKVVAWGDNLANEVSQNYHAGDQVILEGRLRMNIIERQEGFKEKRAEFTLSRIHPMGKGTSPEPSSENKSSDNLVQFPASQPDTQSENQDEEKNLDDIPF, from the coding sequence ATGAATAGCTGCATTTTAATGGCACAAATTACCAGCCAGCCTCAACTCCGTTATACTCAAGAAAATCAAACTCCTCTAACCGAAATGATGGTTGAATTTTCTGGGTTACGGGATAATGATCCACCCAGTAGTTTAAAAGTTGTTGCTTGGGGAGATAATTTAGCCAATGAAGTCTCTCAAAATTATCACGCTGGGGATCAGGTGATCTTAGAAGGTCGTCTGCGAATGAATATCATTGAACGTCAAGAAGGGTTTAAGGAAAAACGCGCTGAGTTTACTTTATCTCGCATTCATCCCATGGGGAAAGGAACATCTCCTGAGCCTTCTTCTGAAAACAAAAGTTCTGATAATTTAGTCCAGTTTCCCGCTTCGCAACCTGACACTCAAAGCGAAAATCAGGATGAAGAAAAAAACCTCGATGATATTCCATTCTAA
- the der gene encoding ribosome biogenesis GTPase Der yields MKKLPIVAIIGRPNVGKSTLVNRFTGSRHAIVHDEPGITRDRLYQPSFWRDRDFIVVDTGGIVFDDDSEFLPEIRQQAMMALSEAVAAIFVVDGQTGPTSGDEEIADWLRQQSVPVYLAVNKCEAPEQGLMQAAQFWELGLGEPYPVSGIHGSGTGDLLDAVISTFPPYEELPEEDNEINVAIIGRPNVGKSSLLNALTGASRSIVSPVSGTTRDAIDLQIEHQGQTYRLIDTAGIRKKKNIRYGAEFFSINRAFKAIRRSDVSLLVIDALDSITDQDMKLAGRIEEEGKAAIIIVNKWDALEKDSKTIYKYEKMLRDRVYFMYWSEILFVSALTGQRVKSIFDSIQTAVQEHRRRVSTAVINEVIQEAITWYSPPTTRQGKQGRIYYGTQVSTQPPTIALFVNDPKRFNDTYRRYIDRQFREQLGFTGTPLRLIWRGKRPRDVEENKLNRATRV; encoded by the coding sequence ATGAAAAAATTACCAATTGTTGCTATTATTGGTCGCCCGAATGTGGGGAAATCGACCTTAGTGAATCGTTTTACAGGAAGTCGCCATGCAATCGTTCACGATGAACCTGGAATTACGCGCGATCGTTTATATCAGCCGAGTTTTTGGCGCGATCGCGATTTTATTGTGGTTGACACGGGTGGGATTGTGTTTGATGATGATAGCGAATTTTTACCCGAAATTCGACAACAAGCGATGATGGCTTTATCAGAAGCCGTGGCTGCGATTTTTGTTGTTGATGGACAAACTGGACCCACTTCTGGGGATGAAGAAATTGCAGATTGGTTACGCCAACAAAGTGTTCCCGTTTATTTAGCTGTCAATAAGTGTGAAGCACCAGAACAAGGGTTAATGCAAGCTGCACAATTTTGGGAATTAGGATTAGGAGAACCTTATCCCGTTTCTGGGATACATGGCAGTGGAACAGGAGATTTATTAGACGCAGTCATCTCAACCTTTCCTCCTTATGAGGAATTACCTGAAGAAGACAATGAAATTAATGTTGCCATTATTGGTCGCCCGAATGTTGGGAAATCGAGTTTACTGAATGCCTTAACAGGCGCAAGTCGTTCGATTGTTAGTCCCGTTTCAGGAACAACTCGGGACGCGATCGATTTACAAATTGAACATCAAGGACAAACCTATCGTCTCATTGATACGGCTGGCATTCGCAAGAAGAAAAATATTCGCTATGGTGCGGAATTTTTTAGTATTAATCGCGCCTTTAAAGCCATTCGCCGATCTGATGTTTCTTTACTGGTGATTGATGCCTTAGATAGCATTACCGATCAAGATATGAAACTCGCAGGGCGCATTGAAGAAGAAGGGAAAGCTGCAATTATTATCGTCAATAAATGGGATGCGTTAGAAAAAGATTCTAAGACCATTTATAAATATGAGAAAATGCTGCGCGATCGCGTTTATTTTATGTACTGGTCAGAAATCTTATTTGTCAGTGCTCTCACTGGACAACGAGTAAAAAGTATTTTTGATTCCATTCAAACCGCTGTCCAAGAACATCGCCGTCGCGTCAGTACCGCCGTCATTAATGAAGTCATTCAAGAAGCCATTACTTGGTATTCTCCACCGACCACCCGTCAAGGAAAACAAGGGAGAATTTATTATGGAACACAGGTCAGTACCCAACCCCCAACCATTGCTTTATTTGTCAATGATCCCAAGCGATTTAATGACACCTATCGTCGCTATATTGACCGTCAATTCCGAGAACAATTAGGCTTTACTGGCACTCCCTTACGTCTAATTTGGCGCGGAAAACGTCCCCGCGATGTGGAAGAAAATAAACTCAATCGTGCAACAAGAGTTTAA
- a CDS encoding energy-coupling factor transporter transmembrane protein EcfT — protein sequence MDLLRSLPIGLYLEKPDTWLHHLDPRIKLAWLMGFLLTPILAHPLWRIGLVFALILITFLARIPLRVWRQQMGWLLTLCILVFILTCIFDDGLALAHQPRIPSSDLDLPQPTDYQYVLINEAWLTVTRRSLDLAIRVSTLIFTLIYSTNLYLLTTAPEEITAGLETFFKPLRRFGVPVTEILLTLTLSLRFIPLVLEEIQNLVRSVSTRAINWKKLGIRKSLTLWFMIAEKLLENLLMRAEQIAVAMEVRGFTSPNEHNVQWHYLRLRGRDWLAIGGMILFLGGRFFWGWQ from the coding sequence ATGGACTTACTGCGATCGCTGCCCATTGGCTTATATCTAGAAAAACCTGATACTTGGCTGCATCATCTCGATCCAAGAATTAAACTTGCCTGGTTGATGGGGTTTCTCCTCACCCCAATTCTCGCTCATCCCCTCTGGCGAATTGGTTTAGTTTTTGCGTTAATTCTCATTACTTTCTTGGCGAGAATTCCGCTTCGTGTCTGGCGACAACAGATGGGATGGTTACTGACTCTCTGCATATTAGTCTTTATTTTGACCTGTATTTTTGATGATGGACTTGCCCTTGCTCACCAGCCCAGAATCCCCAGCAGCGATCTCGATCTTCCCCAACCCACAGACTATCAATATGTCTTAATTAACGAAGCCTGGCTAACGGTTACTCGTCGCTCTCTTGACCTTGCCATTCGCGTCAGTACCCTCATTTTTACGCTGATTTATAGTACCAACCTCTATCTTTTAACCACTGCCCCAGAAGAAATTACCGCAGGCTTAGAAACCTTTTTCAAGCCTTTACGACGCTTTGGGGTTCCCGTCACTGAAATCTTACTCACGCTAACCTTATCCCTACGATTCATTCCCCTTGTTTTAGAAGAAATTCAAAATCTTGTTCGTTCTGTCAGTACCCGGGCAATTAATTGGAAAAAGCTAGGGATTCGTAAAAGCCTGACCCTGTGGTTTATGATTGCCGAAAAGTTATTAGAAAACTTATTAATGAGAGCGGAACAAATTGCTGTGGCGATGGAAGTGCGAGGCTTTACCAGTCCCAATGAACATAATGTGCAATGGCATTATTTACGCTTACGGGGAAGAGACTGGTTAGCCATTGGGGGAATGATTCTCTTTTTAGGAGGGCGTTTTTTCTGGGGGTGGCAATAA
- the recJ gene encoding single-stranded-DNA-specific exonuclease RecJ: MSHWQILPQLEIPDWFFTAVETYCPQYPQYVAQLLWQRGIDNLERLQQFLDLETYTPTSGFAGFGQQMDVAVKRCQQAWENQEKVVIWGDFDADGVTATSVLWEGLQPFFTTSESLSYYIPNRLTESHGLNEMGLRKLAGEGVELVITCDTGSTNLAEMEVAKTLGIDIIVTDHHTLPEDDPNVVAILNPKYLAQSHPLYHLSGVAVAYKLIEALSETFPEIPEKPAETLLDLVAIGLIADLVELQGDCRYLAQKGIQQLAQQLNHPTRPGIAQLLRLCQRNGDRPMDIAFGIGPRINAISRIQGDATFAVELLTSEDETVCQKLAQKTEIANTRRKELQKDVESAVKRRIEELDLSTTSVIVLADSQWQPGVLGLVAGQIAQEYARPTILLNLDQSSDENISLARGSARSVEKIDLYQLLRSQQHLLHRFGGHPFAAGLSMKAENLSIFREAINQQFRQRYGNTTPEPSLNIDLTVTVEELGQDLFQSLKLLEPYGMGNPLPRLLIQNCWFKNVWNNNIKDYTGNKIRYIRTTFKVCDETNPEGFPGMWWGHYKDELPENKYFDAVVELDFNAYEKEYEVRIVEVKAVQQQDSYSVLEPETPLLLDYRGENASIADPQDSVLTLDYCPRSWEEMSQGLQEGIKNNCAIALTYSPPNPLPAEEIWKQFLGIAKYLSRTQQTVSRDQLQNKLRLSQRTIELGLNTLDHLGFQIEGEDRIQIVGSATIDRLNTEAVQVFLAAIQEEQFRCQYFTEVPLEMIREEGLSH, from the coding sequence TTTACAACAATTTCTTGATCTAGAAACATATACGCCAACGTCTGGCTTTGCTGGCTTTGGACAACAAATGGATGTCGCGGTTAAACGCTGCCAACAGGCATGGGAAAATCAAGAAAAAGTAGTAATTTGGGGAGATTTTGATGCGGATGGTGTGACAGCAACCAGTGTACTTTGGGAAGGCTTACAACCTTTTTTTACGACTTCTGAAAGCCTGTCTTACTATATTCCCAATCGTCTGACTGAATCTCATGGTTTAAACGAAATGGGATTAAGAAAACTAGCAGGAGAGGGTGTGGAATTAGTGATTACTTGCGATACAGGAAGCACTAATTTAGCAGAAATGGAAGTTGCTAAAACTTTGGGGATTGATATTATTGTGACGGATCATCATACGTTACCCGAAGACGATCCGAATGTAGTTGCTATTCTCAATCCCAAATATTTAGCCCAATCTCATCCGCTCTATCATCTCTCTGGAGTGGCGGTTGCTTATAAATTAATTGAAGCGTTATCTGAAACGTTTCCTGAAATACCAGAAAAGCCAGCAGAAACATTATTAGATTTAGTCGCCATTGGACTGATTGCAGATTTAGTGGAATTACAGGGAGATTGTCGCTATTTAGCCCAGAAAGGGATTCAACAATTAGCGCAACAATTAAATCACCCCACACGCCCTGGGATTGCTCAACTTTTAAGGTTATGCCAAAGAAATGGTGATCGTCCCATGGATATTGCGTTTGGCATTGGCCCCCGAATTAATGCCATTAGTCGGATTCAAGGGGATGCTACATTTGCGGTGGAATTACTAACTAGTGAAGATGAGACAGTTTGTCAAAAACTTGCTCAAAAAACCGAAATTGCGAATACTCGCCGTAAAGAGTTACAAAAAGATGTGGAAAGTGCTGTTAAACGGCGAATTGAAGAATTGGATTTATCCACAACGAGTGTGATTGTTCTTGCTGATTCACAATGGCAACCTGGGGTTTTAGGATTAGTGGCGGGACAAATTGCTCAAGAATATGCGCGTCCTACAATTCTTCTCAATTTAGATCAATCTAGTGACGAAAACATTAGTTTGGCTCGCGGTTCTGCACGTTCAGTGGAAAAAATTGATCTTTATCAATTGCTGCGATCGCAGCAACATTTATTACATCGTTTTGGTGGACATCCCTTTGCTGCTGGACTCAGCATGAAAGCAGAAAATCTATCTATTTTTAGAGAAGCCATTAATCAACAATTCCGCCAGCGATATGGGAATACAACACCAGAACCCAGTTTAAACATTGATTTAACGGTAACGGTAGAAGAGTTAGGACAAGATCTCTTTCAATCTCTAAAGTTACTCGAACCTTATGGCATGGGAAATCCTCTCCCTCGCTTACTGATTCAAAATTGCTGGTTTAAAAACGTTTGGAATAACAATATTAAAGATTATACGGGAAATAAAATTAGATACATCCGCACAACATTTAAAGTCTGTGACGAAACAAACCCAGAAGGGTTTCCTGGAATGTGGTGGGGACACTATAAGGATGAGTTGCCAGAAAATAAATATTTTGATGCAGTGGTAGAGTTAGATTTCAATGCTTATGAAAAAGAGTACGAAGTGCGGATTGTTGAAGTGAAAGCAGTACAGCAGCAAGACAGTTATTCTGTGCTCGAACCTGAAACTCCCTTACTGTTAGATTATCGCGGAGAAAATGCCTCTATTGCAGACCCTCAAGACTCGGTTTTGACCTTAGACTATTGTCCTCGCAGTTGGGAAGAAATGAGTCAAGGGTTACAAGAGGGAATCAAAAATAATTGCGCGATCGCGCTGACTTATTCTCCTCCCAATCCTCTCCCCGCCGAAGAAATTTGGAAACAGTTTCTCGGCATTGCTAAGTATCTCAGTCGGACTCAACAAACCGTGAGTCGAGACCAACTACAAAATAAACTCAGATTAAGCCAAAGAACAATCGAATTGGGATTAAACACTTTAGATCATCTTGGTTTTCAAATCGAAGGAGAAGACAGGATTCAAATCGTCGGAAGTGCAACAATTGATCGGCTGAATACAGAAGCGGTTCAAGTCTTTTTAGCTGCAATCCAAGAAGAACAATTTCGCTGTCAGTATTTTACAGAAGTCCCCCTTGAAATGATTCGAGAAGAAGGCTTAAGTCATTAA